The Hevea brasiliensis isolate MT/VB/25A 57/8 chromosome 1, ASM3005281v1, whole genome shotgun sequence genome has a window encoding:
- the LOC110644646 gene encoding ubiquitin-conjugating enzyme E2 10 isoform X2 gives MASKRILKELKDLQRDPPTSCSAGPVAEDMFHWQATIIGPNDSPYAGGVFLVTIYFPPDYPFKPPKVAFRTKVFHPNINSNGNICLDILKEQWSPALTISKVLLSICSLLTDPNPDDPLVPEIAHMCKTDKIKYESTARSWTQKYAMG, from the exons ATGGCATCAAAAAGAATATTGAAGGAGCTCAAGGACTTGCAGAGAGATCCCCCAACTTCATGCAGTGCAG GTCCTGTGGCTGAGGATATGTTCCATTGGCAAGCTACCATCATTGGTCCAAATGACAGTCCATATGCTGGTGGTGTTTTCCTTGTCACCATTTATTTCCCACCTGATTATCCTTTCAAACCTCCCAAG GTTGCCTTCAGGACCAAGGTTTTCCATCCAAACATCAACAGCAATGGAAATATCTGCTTGGACATACTCAAGGAACAATGGAGTCCTGCACTCACCATATCCAAG GTTTTACTCTCCATATGTTCCCTGCTTACAGACCCAAACCCTGATGATCCACTGGTTCCTGAAATAGCTCATATGTGCAAGACTGACAAAATCAAGTATGAGTCTACTGCTCGGAGCTGGACCCAAAAATATGCCATGGGATGA
- the LOC110644646 gene encoding ubiquitin-conjugating enzyme E2 10 isoform X1: MASKRILKELKDLQRDPPTSCSAGKRTVRFGYIILVHSRLEGCVIMHLIFIFSGPVAEDMFHWQATIIGPNDSPYAGGVFLVTIYFPPDYPFKPPKVAFRTKVFHPNINSNGNICLDILKEQWSPALTISKVLLSICSLLTDPNPDDPLVPEIAHMCKTDKIKYESTARSWTQKYAMG, encoded by the exons ATGGCATCAAAAAGAATATTGAAGGAGCTCAAGGACTTGCAGAGAGATCCCCCAACTTCATGCAGTGCAGGTAAAAGAACAGTAAGGTTTGGATACATCATCTTGGTTCATTCTCGTTTGGAAGGTTGCGTGATTATGCatcttatatttatattttcagGTCCTGTGGCTGAGGATATGTTCCATTGGCAAGCTACCATCATTGGTCCAAATGACAGTCCATATGCTGGTGGTGTTTTCCTTGTCACCATTTATTTCCCACCTGATTATCCTTTCAAACCTCCCAAG GTTGCCTTCAGGACCAAGGTTTTCCATCCAAACATCAACAGCAATGGAAATATCTGCTTGGACATACTCAAGGAACAATGGAGTCCTGCACTCACCATATCCAAG GTTTTACTCTCCATATGTTCCCTGCTTACAGACCCAAACCCTGATGATCCACTGGTTCCTGAAATAGCTCATATGTGCAAGACTGACAAAATCAAGTATGAGTCTACTGCTCGGAGCTGGACCCAAAAATATGCCATGGGATGA
- the LOC110644640 gene encoding rac-like GTP-binding protein 5, producing MSASRFIKCVTVGDGAVGKTCMLISYTSNTFPTDYVPTVFDNFSANVVVDGSTVNLGLWDTAGQEDYNRLRPLSYRGADVFLLAFSLISKASYENVAKKWIPELRHYAPGVPIILVGTKLDLRDDKQFFIDYPGAVPITTAQGEELRKLIGAPVYIECSSKTQQNVKAVFDAAIKVVLQPTKQKKKKRRKAQKACSIL from the exons ATGAGTGCTTCAAGGTTTATCAAGTGCGTCACCGTTGGTGATGGTGCTGTTGGCAAGACTTGCATGCTTATCTCCTACACCAGTAACACTTTCCCTACC GATTATGTGCCGACAGTGTTTGACAATTTCAGTGCAAATGTGGTTGTGGATGGGAGCACAGTCAATCTAGGGTTGTGGGATACCGCTG GCCAGGAGGATTACAATAGATTAAGACCTTTGAGTTATCGTGGGGCAGATGTTTTCCTGCTTGCTTTCTCTCTCATTAGCAAGGCCAGTTATGAAAATGTTGCAAAGAAG TGGATTCCTGAATTGAGGCATTATGCACCTGGAGTACCAATTATTCTTGTTGGGACTAAGCTTG ATCTCCGAGATGATAAGCAATTCTTTATAGATTACCCTGGTGCAGTGCCCATTACTACAGCTCAG GGGGAAGAACTGAGAAAGCTAATCGGGGCGCCTGTTTATATTGAATGTAGTTCTAAAACTCAGCAG AATGTGAAAGCTGTCTTTGATGCAGCCATTAAAGTGGTTCTCCAGCCAACAAaacagaagaagaaaaagagaagaaaggcTCAAAAGGCCTGCTCCATATTGTGA
- the LOC110644628 gene encoding uncharacterized protein LOC110644628 translates to MQKSIMSSHQEDLDLLLSLQDRVLETPPGSPSNHHSNSPGYLSDESPRRRGQADLSMFRDAVQDCLDYEQKPAKKAEKLKQWRNSNEVNVEKYSGLRIRNQMVTPAELAERFSDIRVVRLPAIKNLLVGDTFSGCWATVGVLTEKGNPRTSSVGKSYCIWKIGCLDENTISLFLFGDAYQQYCKEQAGTVFALFNCTVRKDNAGNGFSLSIYSPNQILKMGTSIDYGVCKGKRKDGMSCTLVINKRQGIYCRYHKLKASERFSTTRTELKGGNLKTAFRDPLHSQGIYMVDPLADKTNIKKPTQHVKLLSVEGLKKALSNADKVTTNTFSQGIRFLNEITGKMKSKNSTKLSVTPMQPITSLDKRKSSTMKVDPSVVMKTEPVAKRKKTDQGQTSAEKSKHETGKMIELEIFGSDEEI, encoded by the exons ATGCAAAAATCTATAATGTCAAGCCATCAAGAAGACCTCGACCTCCTTCTCTCTCTCCAAGATCGAGTCTTGGAAACCCCTCCTGGCTCTCCATCAAATCACCATTCCAATTCTCCAG GGTATCTATCGGATGAATCCCCTAGACGAAGAGGGCAGGCAGATTTGTCTATGTTCAGAGATGCTGTCCAGGATTGCCTTGATTATGAGCAAAAACCAGCTAAGAAAGCCGAAAAACTGAAGCAGTGGAGGAACTCAAATGAAGTGAATGTGGAGAAGTATTCGGGGTTAAGGATAAG GAATCAAATGGTCACACCTGCTGAGCTTGCTGAACGGTTTTCAGATATCCGTGTTGTCCGCTTACCTGCAATTAA AAATCTTTTGGTGGGAGACACTTTCTCTGGATGCTGGGCTACTGTTGGAGTATTAACCGAGAAGGGAAATCCACGCACTAGCTCTGTTGGAAAGAGCTATTGCATATGGAAAATTGGGTGCTTAGATGAAAACACGATTTCTCTTTTCTTGTTTGGTGATGCTTATCAGCAGTACTGTAAGGAGCAGGCTGGAACAGTTTTTGCTTTATTCAATTGTACTGTACGCAAGGACAATGCT GGAAATGGTTTTTCTTTGAGTATCTATTCTCCAAATCAAATACTAAAGATGGGCACTTCCATTGATTATGGAGTTTGCAAAGGAAAAAGGAAGGATGGGATGTCCTGTACACTAGTCATAAATAA ACGTCAAGGGATATATTGCAGATATCACAAATTA AAAGCATCAGAGAGATTTTCCACAACAAGAACTGAGCTCAAGGGAGG GAACTTGAAGACAGCCTTTCGAGATcctcttcattcacaaggcatttACATGGTCGACCCTTTAGCTGACAAAACAAATATAAAAAAACCCACACAGCATGTGAAATTACTTTCTGTGGAAGGACTTAAGAAGGCATTGAG TAATGCAGATAAAGTGACAACAAATACATTCTCACAGGGCATAAGATTTCTTAATGAAATAACAG GAAAAATGAAATCAAAAAATTCAACTAAATTATCTGTGACACCAATGCAACCGATAACTAGCTTAGACAAAAG GAAGTCATCTACAATGAAAGTAGATCCATCTGTAGTCATGAAAACTGAACCAGTTGCAAAAAGGAAAAAAACTGACCAGGGGCAAACTTCAGCAGAGAAATCAAAACATGAAACAGGAAAGATGATTGAATTAGAAATCTTTGGTTCAGATGAAGAAATATGA